ctcttCAAACCCTGAAAGAACTTCCTGATCAGTAGCAGTGTCTTTTGTCATTCACAAGGAGCCCCTTGTGAGTCTATGCTAATGAGGGACTTAGAGTGGGACCCCTGGATAGCTTCAGGATgaggctggtcaccagaaagaccatcTGATTAAAGGGTCAGAACTTTCAGCTCTGCCCACCAACCTCtgggaaggagaaggggtggggagCACACATTAAGCTCTACAGATCCTCTTGAACAACAAGATTTGATGAGCTTCCGGGTTGGTGCCAGGAAGGTGTGTTCCCCAGTTCCTCAGGGACCAAAGCTCCTATACTAGGAGACCTCACCCTATGTATCTCTTTTCTGGCTGTTCACCTGTATCTTTTATAATACCCTTTACACTAATAAAGGATATGATAAACATAATTAAATGTTTCTCTCAATTCTGTGAGCTGCTGTAGCTAATTATTTGCACCCAAGGAGTGGGATGTAGGAACTTTCAATTTACAGCTGGTGGGTCAGAGTATAGGTGACAACCTGAACTCTCAATTAGCCTCTGAAGAGGGCCATCTTATGGGGTTGAGCCTTTAACCTGTGGGGTGTGATGCCACCTTCAGGCAGTatcagaattgagttaaattcacagGATCGCTGGTCAGTGTCCACTGAGAATTGGAGAATTGCttagtggtgctggaaaaaagcCCATGGGAGCTTTTTAAGAAAGAGCACACTAGGgatttccctgacagtccagtggttaaggtgctgcgcttccactgcagggggtgagaGTTTGATCCTTGACTGAAGAACGAAGATCTCTcacaccacatggcatggccaaaaaaaaatttttttaaggagtagttaaaaaaaaaagagcactctGGCTGCAGGGAGAAGTCGAGACTGGAAATTGCTGACTAGTCAGAGGTGCTGCAGTGATCCAGGGGTCAACTAATGCTGGCTTGGACCAGGGCACTTACTGCAGGGAAGTAGATGGACTCGAGACATACGGAGGCAGACTCAACAGGACTTGGTAGCAGATAAGAAAGGGTTAGGTGAGGGTCAGGGGAAGGGACAAGGATTAGCCCCTCCAGATGAGGAGGCTGATAAAGTAATCTGGACAGAATAAACCTTTCAACCTCTCGCCCCTGCTTCTACCTCCCCCACCTTAGCAACAGGGTCAGGTCTCCCCATCCTTAAAACACTACTTTAATGCTCCTCTTCTCTATAGCTAAGCCTTCCTGCTTATTCCTCACAGCCAAAACATCTCTCTCTGCCTAAGTCTTTGTTATAACTCTAGGGACACAAGGTAAATTAGAGCCAAGAGCAGCCTCGCAGAACTCAAGTTATAGGCCTTGGCCTTGCTCTTTGATCCAGACTTCTTCTCTCTTTAGTGGACTGAGGTCCCCACACCTGcatcatccccatttttcagGCCTGCTGGGATGCTTGAATTGGTCCCAACTATGGACATCACTTCTTCCTGAGATGGACCTTCCATCATGCCCTCCCTGTCTGATCAGAACAGCCTCTGGGTTCTGCCCTGGTCCCGTGCTTGGACATCACTTGCCAGCACAAGAAGATAGGCACTACGGGCTGAGAGGGACGAAAAGGTGCAACCAGACTGGCAGTGAAGCATCTGTGTCCTTCACTCCAAGCAGCTTCGTTTCTATCTCAACACTGAGGctttatgggggggggggggtcttacTCTTCTCATCCTATCCTATCCCACCCCTTACAACTGGCCAACTCCAATTCATCTTCCAGCTCTCAGAATTCCCAGGTCACTTCTTCAGAGAAGCTTTTAATGATCAATTCTACTACCTGaatcaaaatatacatttaaagttAGGTCTCCATAATACACACTTTTTAGCTCTTTTCATAATCACTTCTGTAACTAAATCACTGCTAAGTAGCCTTGTTCCCTTCTAAGGATGTAAGCCCTAGGTGGGGCATGGACTGTGTCTGGTTCGTTTGCTGCTGCTCTGCACCACTGGTATAGCAACTGGTGCACAGCAGACattcaacaaatgaatgaatccatCAGCTCACTCCCAGACCAGAATTGGACACCTCTCCTTGGGTACTGCACAGTTATCTCAAACTCACCACACGTGAAAGTGTGAATTCATCAACTTATTCCCAGGCCCGTTCCTGAAAGGCACCACCACCTGCCCAGGGCACCAAGCGCAGCAATTCTtgatccctccctctcctttgagATCTGATGACTCATCAAAACCTGTCATATTTACTTACTTATCTCTAGACTCCACCAGTGCCCTAATTTGACCCTTAACATCTCTCTCTTATGCCACAGTAGCAGTAAGCAACTTTAGGACCTGAGTCTACTTGGGTgagaaactaaataaaataaaacaagcaaaccaGTGATTCTAGTAAAGAATGAAAAGGGTCATGGCAAAAGGCTCACAATGTGATTAACATTCTGCCTGAAAGAAATGAGGATGCTTTCACAAAAGAGCTGATAAAATTTCTGGACTCAATTAATTACACAAGGATGTAATATAACCAAATCAAACCCTTCATTCAAAAATCACAAAATGTTTTCTCTCCTGTCAGCTGATGGGGATTCAACATAAGGAGATTTGTCTTCGCCGCCACCATAGCCAGCTCCAAAGGAGGAAAAGTTCACGAGGACTCCAGTCCTCATGAACCGAGCAGGGGGTCGCTGTCCATCTGGAAGCCTGGCCCATACCAGACCTGAGGACTCCAGAGTGAAAGCAGCTGAAACCCAGCTTTAGAACTGAGAGCCAGGCTCCTAGCAGCTATGAGGTGGCTgtgtgggtgggggcaggggccaggAGGATTGCTGCAGGGGAAGTAAGTATTTGGAGCAAGGAGGGGGCTGCACTAGGCCCTCCCTCTTATGTTCCCACCTGGAAACAATGGACAAGCACAGTCCCTTGTTGGGGAGACAAAGTGACATGTATGTCTACCACAGGAGAAGTTTCCCCAACCTCAACTTTTGTGCCCAAAAGCACCCTTGGCATACGGAGGAGGAACCGAGTTGGAAGGTGGAAGGTACGACAGCAGGCCTCACCACCAGCCCTACCCATCCACCTTGCTCCACTCCATGCTGTGCAGGACGGACCCAAATGCCTCCCTGTGCTGACCTGAGCCTCTCCTTTCCACTGTGCTTAGCAACAAGGTGGGAACAAAGGCAGGCTAGACAGGCTGGGGAACACACTCATGCAAGAGTCCCTGGCTCCTTCAGTCTGCTGGGAGGAAAGCAAGGGCCAGGTGGAGCTGAACCTAAGGTGACAGACCTTTGGGAGAGTCATATCTGTGACAGGGGTACCCAGGCAGAGGGTCGGGAAGTTTAAACGTACAGGTGTGAAGTAAGGCTCAAGGACAAGTTTTGCTGTTTGACAAAATGTTTTCAGGAACCAAAAGTTTATAGTAGTTAGAAGCAATCCTGTGCAGTTATCAAAATCAAAATCCCACAGCTTCTGCTCCCTAACCATTTAGAGCATGACCTCAGATACTTCACTCCTAATATAGtctccctccagcccctctctCCAGCTCCCCGAACAGCCTCCTCCAGCACCTTCCCACCTCCTGGCTTTTGTTTACAGCCCCCACCTGGACAATGATCTTGTCAACAACAGCTAAGGTTAGAAGGTTCACTCAGTGTCGAGCACAGTACATTATGTCAGGCAGCCCTCTGAGGTATTCTTTTCCTAATTTTACACATGAGTTAACCAAAGCTCAGAGGGGTCACATGACTTGTCAGTGAGCGGCAGAACTAGGATTCAAGCCCAGGTGTCTGGTTTCAGACCTTTGAACTACGCTGCAGTATCTAGCACCCTGGTGACTGCCATAGGCTCTGCCCACTCCTAGGCTCACTACAAGGAATAGAGAGAGAAAACCACATTTTCTAGCTTTGTGGAGCCCAGAGTGCAGCAGAGACCACATCCTCTTGAGTGGTGGATGCTCCACTCAGGTGCGTGAGGCACTAGGAGGGCCAGGGGCAGAACCACCTATGAAATGCATTATGTCCTAGCCGCTGGAAGGCACTGCTTTCACAAGCTACCCATGTTTGACCGTCTGTCTAGTTAACTGGACATTTGCAGAGACTAGCACAGATATCATACAGGCATGCTGGAAGATAGCAGGGGAGGTGTGGAGCCTGAATCCTGACCACACGGTGGTGAAAAGGGCAGGATGTAAGCCAGCCAAGTGGAGCCTCAGCTGGaggcagagggaaaggaagaatgAGCCAGATCTTTGGGGTCCAGGAGCTGGTCCGGCCTGACCATAGCCTGGGAGGCAGAGGCTGCCAGCTCAGTAAACCCTGGTGCCTAACTGTGAAGTTGCTGGTTACTGTTGTGGCCGGTGAGCTTGGGGTGGCAAGTGGCTGGGTGAGGGGTGGTGCTATGGTTCATTGTTCTTTAAGGAAAGGTACTCTGCAGGGTTTCGCCTTTCCTTCCAGTGATACTCTGTTTCTGAATAGGCTACAGCCTAAGACCTCTACTTGGTGTTAGGGGAGAGCTTACCTGGATACATTGGTTGTTGCTGTCTGCTACCACAATGCGGccgctgctggctgcagacacaccCTGTAAATTGGTGAATTCACCCTTCTCCCTTCCACGACTCCCTGTGGGGAACAGATGGAATGGAAATAGACAAAAATTCACAGAGGTCATTTTGAGCCTCTGGCCCCACCCGTCCTACCCTCTGCCCGCCCCGTCCCGCCCCTTCTGGCTCAGCCCTCGGCCCTGCTGGCCCCGCTGTACCAACTCGGAAGACTAGCTCATCCTCGATGGGGTTGTCCTTCCGTTTGCCGCCTGTGCTGTACATGGAGCTGGGCCTTCGCACAGCCTTCTGGCGCACGTGGCTGCCCGGGCCGCCGGGAGACTTGACGCGGCGCTTGACGTCGTCCGGGGAAGGCGGCAGGTCCCCAGGGCGCAGGGCACGCACGCGGAAGGGGCTGCCGCGCACCGGCTGTCCGTAGAGCAGCACCGAGAGGAGCAGCTCGCCTTCCGTGCGCGCCGTGTACACCAGCTCGTACGTGCCGTTCTTGTGGTCCACCACGGGGACCGGCAGGCGCGCGCCATCCGGGCCTGTGATCTCCGCACGCAGCTCGGCGCTGCCTGTGCGCACCAGCCGCCCGTCCTTGTCTTTGGTGGTGACGGTGAGCGAGGCGGGCTGGCCCACCAGCGCCTGGCGCAAGCCCTCGCCCGTGGCCACTGTCTCGTGTGCAGTGGCACTGGTCGTGAGCAGTGCGCCCAGATTGAGCACCGATCTCCGCAGCCCGTCGACCTCCAGGACTAGCTCCAGCTGTGCGTTCTCGTGGGGCCGCTCCGGGAAGGCCTGCGCCGCCAAAGCCGCCAGCCGCTCACGCATGTGCTTGCGCACCAGCAGCACCTCCGGGGCCGAGCCCAGGCGCAGTGCCTGTTCCGCGAAGCTGCAGCTACTGCCGATGTGTTCCTGACCCTGACGTAGTGTGTCTAGCTGGGTCTGCAACACCTGAGGAGGGGTTCCGGGAGGTTTGGGTGAGCAGACTGGTGTGGTGGGGGGAAGGCTAAGGAGGGGGTGTTTCTTGTGATTCCTGATGAACTTGTACTATGGCATGAAAGAAATACAAGAGGGTGAGTATGGACAAAGGACACAGATGCCCGCAGCACCTACTGACCACTTGAGGAGGTGGAAACCAGAGGCCAGGGGAAGGTGTGCACAGGTGTGGAAAGGCGGGGAAGGCAGCAGGCCGTCTCAGGATGGACAGCGGTGGGAAAGGGCGAGCAGACGCACCTTCTGCTTGGCCCCACAGATGGCCTCCAGGTCGCTGACCAGAGCCTGCTTGCGCTGCTGCAACGCTTGCTCCAGGTCCTCGAAGGCTGAGCTGATCTGGGCCAGAGCCTCTGCCTTGCGCTCCTGCAGCTGCTGGCTGATGCCCCCGACTAAGGCGATAGCTGCAGACAGCTGCGGCAGTCTGGGGAGGGGAAACATCTCATACTGGGGCTGCTTGAGGGTGCCCGCGCCAAGCCATTCCTTCTCCTACCGCTGCCCTGGGCGAATtcccctccctgccacctccctgtATCTCCATCCCAGGGCCTCTCTTCTGGCCCTGTGAAAGCACCACCCCAGACGGCCCCACCAGCCCGCCTCCGCCGGGCGCCTACCGGCCGCGCACCGCCTCGAGCTGGCGCTGCAGGGCCGCCTTGTGCTGCTCCACCACGTCGCGCAGCAGCACCGTGCCATGCTCCCGGTGCTCGCCGGC
This portion of the Capra hircus breed San Clemente chromosome 15, ASM170441v1, whole genome shotgun sequence genome encodes:
- the TRIM3 gene encoding tripartite motif-containing protein 3 gives rise to the protein MAKREDSPGPEVQPMDKQFLVCSICLDRYRCPKVLPCLHTFCERCLQNYIPAQSLTLSCPVCRQTSILPEQGVSALQNNFFISSLMEAMQQAPDGAHDPEDPHPLSAVAGRPLSCPNHEGKTMEFYCEACETAMCGECRAGEHREHGTVLLRDVVEQHKAALQRQLEAVRGRLPQLSAAIALVGGISQQLQERKAEALAQISSAFEDLEQALQQRKQALVSDLEAICGAKQKVLQTQLDTLRQGQEHIGSSCSFAEQALRLGSAPEVLLVRKHMRERLAALAAQAFPERPHENAQLELVLEVDGLRRSVLNLGALLTTSATAHETVATGEGLRQALVGQPASLTVTTKDKDGRLVRTGSAELRAEITGPDGARLPVPVVDHKNGTYELVYTARTEGELLLSVLLYGQPVRGSPFRVRALRPGDLPPSPDDVKRRVKSPGGPGSHVRQKAVRRPSSMYSTGGKRKDNPIEDELVFRVGSRGREKGEFTNLQGVSAASSGRIVVADSNNQCIQVFSNEGQFKFRFGVRGRSPGQLQRPTGVAVDTNGDIIVADYDNRWVSIFSPEGKFKTKIGAGRLMGPKGVAVDRNGHIIVVDNKSCCVFTFQPNGKLVGRFGGRGATDRHFAGPHFVAVNNKNEIVVTDFHNHSVKVYSADGEFLFKFGSHGEGNGQFNAPTGVAVDSNGNIIVADWGNSRIQVFDSSGSFLSYINTSAEPLYGPQGLALTSDGHVVVADAGNHCFKAYRYLQ